A portion of the Krasilnikovia cinnamomea genome contains these proteins:
- a CDS encoding flavin-containing monooxygenase translates to MLTEHLDVLVIGAGLSGIGAAWRLRHERPGIRYAVLEARSSIGGTWDLFRYPGVRSDSDMYTLSYPFRPWRGTETMASGASIRQYIRDTADEAGITGHIRFNTRVLSAEWSSVAARWTVRAAVGTDPQPQTYTCDFLYSCTGYYDYAHGHEPDFPGLADYTGRFVHPQFWPEDLDHTGKRVVVIGSGATAVTIVPAMAGAAAHVTMLQRSPSYLTPLPATDVVAQGLHRVLPARAAYRAARVKNILLAQGFYQLARRRPERVRRILRRFAVRHLGDPAYVDEHFTPTYQPWDQRLCVVPDGDLFESVRQGQASVVTDHIDRFVPEGIRLASGEILDADIVVSATGLSLLALGGVTLSVDGEPVDIPARMTYRGVMLGGVPNFAYCIGYTNASWTLRADLSSRFVCRLLTYLDRHGYASATPVPPVGGRRRPLLDLSSGYVQRGVDRFPAQGERDPWIVRQNHLREAFTTPRADVSRDMTFTRRATPAAPADSTLEDIAP, encoded by the coding sequence GTGCTGACGGAACACCTCGACGTCCTCGTCATCGGCGCCGGCCTCTCGGGGATCGGCGCGGCGTGGCGGTTGCGCCACGAACGCCCCGGCATCCGGTACGCGGTCCTGGAGGCGCGCTCCTCGATCGGCGGCACCTGGGATCTTTTCCGCTATCCGGGCGTACGGTCCGATTCGGACATGTACACGCTCAGCTATCCGTTCCGCCCGTGGCGCGGCACCGAGACGATGGCCTCGGGCGCCAGCATCCGCCAGTACATCCGCGACACCGCGGACGAAGCCGGCATCACCGGCCATATCAGGTTCAACACGCGGGTGCTCAGCGCCGAGTGGTCGTCGGTCGCCGCCCGCTGGACCGTCCGGGCGGCCGTCGGCACCGACCCGCAACCGCAGACCTACACCTGCGACTTCCTGTACTCCTGCACCGGCTACTACGACTACGCCCACGGCCACGAGCCCGACTTCCCCGGCCTGGCCGACTACACCGGCCGGTTCGTGCACCCGCAGTTCTGGCCGGAGGACCTCGACCACACCGGCAAGCGGGTCGTGGTCATCGGCAGCGGCGCCACGGCGGTCACCATCGTGCCCGCGATGGCCGGCGCCGCCGCGCACGTGACCATGCTGCAGCGCTCCCCGTCGTATCTGACCCCGCTGCCGGCCACCGACGTGGTGGCCCAGGGGCTGCACCGGGTGCTGCCGGCCCGCGCCGCGTACCGCGCCGCCCGGGTCAAGAACATCCTGCTGGCGCAGGGCTTCTACCAGCTCGCCCGGCGTCGCCCGGAGCGCGTCCGGCGGATCCTGCGCCGCTTCGCCGTGCGCCACCTCGGCGACCCCGCGTACGTCGACGAGCACTTCACCCCCACCTACCAGCCGTGGGACCAGCGCCTGTGCGTCGTGCCCGACGGCGACCTGTTCGAGTCGGTACGGCAGGGCCAGGCCTCCGTGGTCACCGACCACATCGACCGGTTCGTGCCCGAGGGCATCAGACTGGCCTCCGGCGAGATCCTGGACGCCGACATCGTGGTGTCCGCCACCGGCCTGTCCCTGCTGGCGCTCGGCGGCGTCACGCTCAGCGTGGACGGCGAACCGGTCGACATCCCAGCGCGGATGACCTACCGCGGGGTCATGCTCGGCGGCGTGCCGAACTTCGCCTACTGCATCGGCTACACCAACGCCTCCTGGACCCTGCGCGCCGACCTGTCCTCCCGGTTCGTCTGCCGCCTGCTGACCTACCTGGACCGCCACGGCTACGCCAGCGCCACCCCGGTGCCCCCGGTCGGCGGCCGCCGCCGCCCGCTGCTCGACCTCAGCTCCGGCTACGTGCAACGCGGCGTGGACCGCTTCCCGGCACAGGGTGAACGGGACCCGTGGATCGTGCGGCAGAACCACCTGCGCGAGGCGTTCACCACGCCACGCGCCGACGTCAGCCGCGACATGACGTTCACCCGGCGCGCCACCCCCGCCGCCCCGGCCGACTCCACGCTGGAGGACATCGCCCCATGA
- a CDS encoding AraC family transcriptional regulator — protein MGSMVRAAGLRGLPHLVDDLGGDGAALLARFRVPPAALDSDDAVIGAATADRILETAAAELACPDLGLRLAEQQDMTVLGPLAVAIENSPTFGAALDCATRYLFVHSPALAVSRIPDPAGQAGVIGLRYAGTDDTLPPQALDLGVGLFHRIIVLLHGGPYGLRSVHLPHPPLAPVARYTAFFGADVRFGKPAAVLRVPAHLTATPVPGGDQVLRDIALDYLTHHYPAPGQTVSARVQHLLAQSLGSAPIDIAAIARQLQTHPRTLQRRLAAEGTTFAALLDDARRAAAYQLIARSDVPLSQVTAMVSLTEQSALTRAARRWFGVTPRELRRSQHRT, from the coding sequence ATGGGATCGATGGTTCGCGCTGCCGGTCTGCGCGGGCTACCGCACCTCGTGGACGACCTGGGCGGCGACGGCGCCGCCCTGCTGGCCCGCTTCCGGGTGCCACCGGCCGCGCTGGACAGTGACGACGCGGTGATCGGCGCGGCCACGGCCGACCGGATCCTGGAGACCGCGGCCGCCGAACTGGCCTGCCCCGACCTCGGGCTGCGGCTGGCCGAACAGCAGGACATGACCGTGCTAGGGCCGCTGGCCGTGGCCATCGAGAACTCACCCACCTTCGGCGCGGCACTCGACTGCGCCACCCGGTACCTGTTCGTACACAGCCCGGCACTGGCCGTGTCGCGGATCCCCGACCCCGCCGGCCAGGCCGGAGTGATCGGACTGCGCTACGCGGGCACCGACGACACGCTGCCGCCGCAGGCACTCGACCTCGGCGTGGGCCTGTTCCACCGGATCATCGTGCTGCTGCACGGCGGACCGTACGGGCTGCGCTCGGTGCACCTGCCGCACCCGCCGCTGGCGCCGGTGGCCCGGTACACCGCGTTCTTCGGCGCCGACGTGCGGTTCGGCAAACCCGCCGCCGTCCTGCGCGTGCCCGCGCACCTGACCGCGACCCCCGTCCCCGGCGGCGACCAGGTGCTGCGCGACATCGCCCTGGACTACCTCACCCACCACTACCCCGCACCCGGCCAGACCGTCAGCGCCCGGGTGCAGCACCTGCTGGCGCAGTCGCTGGGCTCCGCCCCGATCGACATCGCGGCGATCGCCCGGCAGTTGCAGACCCACCCGCGGACCCTGCAGCGCCGCCTCGCCGCCGAGGGCACCACGTTCGCCGCGCTGCTCGACGACGCCCGGCGCGCGGCCGCGTACCAGCTGATCGCCCGCAGCGACGTGCCGCTGTCCCAGGTCACCGCGATGGTCAGCCTCACCGAACAGTCCGCGCTGACCCGCGCGGCGCGACGCTGGTTCGGGGTCACCCCGCGGGAGTTGCGCCGCTCACAGCACCGCACCTGA
- a CDS encoding phosphatase PAP2 family protein, whose protein sequence is MPAHPEPPARSPWRSRRLDPDAGRGLPLTLATASLLLCGPFALLTVLVVSGWGPLLAVDDWVTAGLHGYALRHPAWVHSMAAMSAVFGPNCLRVATAVLVVWLFRRRRRQLAVWAAVTIAAGGLLALAVRLLVRRSRPDLPDPVARVEGYAFPSGHAISAALAAGVFLLILLPSTRGRPGRRVLLCVGAAAVAVLTGVSRVALGVHWSSDVLGGWVLAAVVFAATTAGLTAARARRGRPAVTGTGRRPGRR, encoded by the coding sequence ATGCCCGCGCACCCTGAGCCGCCCGCCCGGTCACCGTGGCGCTCGCGCCGGCTCGACCCGGACGCCGGGCGAGGGCTGCCGCTCACCCTGGCCACGGCGTCGTTGCTGCTGTGCGGGCCGTTCGCGCTGCTCACCGTGCTGGTGGTGAGCGGATGGGGACCGCTGCTGGCTGTGGACGACTGGGTCACGGCCGGGCTGCACGGCTATGCCCTGCGGCATCCGGCGTGGGTGCACTCGATGGCTGCGATGAGCGCGGTGTTCGGGCCCAACTGCCTGCGCGTGGCCACCGCCGTGCTGGTGGTGTGGCTGTTCCGGCGTCGGCGGCGCCAGCTGGCGGTGTGGGCGGCCGTCACGATCGCGGCCGGCGGTCTGCTCGCGCTGGCGGTGCGGCTGCTCGTCCGGCGCAGCCGCCCCGACCTGCCCGATCCGGTGGCGCGGGTCGAGGGGTACGCCTTCCCATCCGGGCACGCGATCAGCGCCGCGCTGGCCGCCGGGGTGTTCCTGCTGATCCTGCTGCCGTCCACGCGGGGGCGGCCGGGACGGCGCGTGCTGCTCTGCGTCGGCGCGGCGGCGGTCGCGGTGCTGACCGGGGTGAGCCGGGTCGCGCTGGGGGTGCACTGGAGCAGCGACGTGCTGGGCGGGTGGGTGCTGGCCGCCGTGGTGTTCGCGGCCACCACGGCCGGGTTGACGGCCGCGCGCGCACGGCGCGGCCGTCCGGCCGTCACAGGTACAGGTCGACGCCCCGGCCGTCGCTGA
- a CDS encoding S-adenosylmethionine decarboxylase, translating into MRPTARHATTISDGKSSREAVLTAPKPERLPVLEFKDLAPSITRQRLVVEGYPTFVITDEHIKEYLQKLSVVTDMITLIEPVTHISDLYGWAGWIHWETSGAHFYSWERPIQFFSVDVYTCKQFDPEAVIEFTREYFRTTEIVAKEF; encoded by the coding sequence ATGCGGCCCACCGCGCGCCACGCCACCACGATCAGTGATGGCAAGTCGTCACGCGAGGCGGTACTGACGGCTCCCAAACCCGAAAGGCTCCCCGTGCTCGAGTTCAAGGACCTCGCCCCGTCCATCACCCGCCAGCGGCTGGTCGTCGAGGGATACCCCACATTCGTGATCACCGATGAGCACATCAAGGAGTACCTGCAGAAGCTCTCGGTCGTGACCGACATGATCACGCTGATCGAGCCGGTGACCCACATCAGCGACCTGTACGGCTGGGCCGGCTGGATCCACTGGGAGACCTCCGGCGCCCACTTCTACTCGTGGGAGCGCCCGATCCAGTTCTTCAGCGTCGATGTTTATACGTGTAAGCAGTTCGACCCCGAGGCCGTCATCGAGTTCACCCGGGAGTACTTCCGTACCACCGAGATCGTGGCCAAGGAGTTCTGA
- a CDS encoding sulfatase-like hydrolase/transferase, with protein MSLLTRLRPRPDQEHATPEASPTSRSWRSVPGHVLTVAAAVLVFLALVVPEGILRHRPGVFLPGAFLRIPLEGILGAALLIAAPARARRPLAAVLGAGLGALAVLKVVNIGFLVVLGRRFNPVLDWPLFGDGYRALAETSGRAGAIGAAVGAVLGSAALAVGLTLAVLRLARLTARHRLPARRAVTALLAAWMVFALTGTTLFPAAPVASDSAAGLAKRAFVTVPAALRDRATFTAEARVDAFAKTPPSELLTALRGKDVVIGVVESYGRSALSDPLMAGIVGPALAAGDKQLAAAGFAARSGYLTSSTYGGGSWLAHASFQSGLWINNQQRYRQLVSGDRLTLTNAFHKAGWRTVGVEPGNTVAWPEAKFYGYDEVYDSRNMGYRGPRFGWSRMPDQFTLAAFQQKEYGRRHAPLMAEVTLTSSHEPWTPVPDMVDWDAVGDGTIYGPMAQRGEDRSVLWKKSKQVRTEYARSVVYSVGSLVSWAERYGDKDLVLVMFGDHQPISLVSGHGASHDVPVTIVAKDPAVLDRIAGWGWSPGLNPGPAAPVWKMSDFRDRFLTAYGKGAEPTRSPH; from the coding sequence TTGTCGCTGCTCACGCGCCTTCGTCCCCGGCCTGACCAGGAACACGCGACCCCGGAGGCTTCGCCGACCAGCCGCTCGTGGCGTAGCGTGCCCGGCCACGTGCTCACCGTTGCGGCCGCGGTGCTGGTGTTCCTCGCCCTGGTCGTGCCGGAGGGCATTCTCCGGCACCGACCGGGCGTGTTCCTGCCCGGCGCGTTCCTGCGCATCCCGCTCGAGGGCATCCTCGGGGCGGCGCTGCTCATCGCGGCCCCCGCCCGGGCGCGCCGGCCCCTGGCGGCGGTGCTCGGTGCCGGGCTGGGCGCCCTCGCGGTCCTGAAGGTCGTCAACATCGGCTTCCTGGTGGTGCTCGGCCGGCGTTTCAATCCGGTGCTGGACTGGCCGCTGTTCGGCGACGGCTACCGGGCCCTGGCGGAGACCTCGGGGCGGGCGGGAGCGATCGGGGCGGCGGTCGGGGCCGTCCTCGGCTCGGCCGCGCTGGCGGTCGGGCTCACCCTGGCGGTGCTGCGGCTGGCCCGGCTCACCGCCCGGCACCGGCTCCCGGCCCGGCGGGCGGTCACGGCCCTGCTGGCCGCGTGGATGGTGTTCGCGCTGACCGGTACGACGCTGTTCCCGGCCGCGCCGGTGGCCTCGGACAGCGCCGCCGGGCTGGCCAAGCGGGCGTTCGTCACCGTGCCGGCCGCGCTGCGTGATCGGGCCACGTTCACCGCCGAGGCGCGGGTGGACGCGTTCGCCAAGACCCCGCCCAGCGAGTTGCTCACGGCCCTGCGCGGCAAGGATGTGGTGATCGGCGTGGTGGAGAGCTACGGCCGGTCCGCGCTGTCCGACCCGCTGATGGCGGGTATCGTCGGCCCCGCGCTCGCCGCCGGCGACAAGCAGCTCGCCGCGGCCGGCTTCGCCGCCCGCAGTGGCTACCTCACGTCATCGACGTACGGCGGCGGCAGCTGGCTGGCGCACGCCTCGTTCCAGTCCGGACTGTGGATCAACAATCAGCAGCGGTACCGGCAGCTGGTCTCGGGTGACCGCCTGACGCTGACCAACGCGTTCCACAAGGCGGGCTGGCGCACGGTGGGTGTCGAGCCCGGCAACACGGTCGCCTGGCCGGAGGCCAAGTTCTACGGCTACGACGAGGTCTACGACTCCCGCAACATGGGCTACCGCGGCCCCCGCTTCGGCTGGTCGCGCATGCCGGACCAGTTCACGCTGGCGGCCTTCCAGCAGAAGGAGTACGGCCGCCGGCACGCCCCGCTGATGGCCGAGGTGACGCTGACCTCCAGCCACGAACCGTGGACGCCGGTCCCGGACATGGTCGACTGGGACGCGGTCGGCGACGGCACGATCTACGGCCCGATGGCGCAGCGCGGCGAGGACCGCTCCGTGCTGTGGAAGAAGTCGAAGCAGGTCCGCACGGAGTACGCCCGCTCGGTCGTCTACTCGGTGGGCAGCCTCGTGTCGTGGGCCGAGCGCTACGGCGACAAGGATCTCGTGCTGGTCATGTTCGGCGATCACCAGCCGATCTCGCTGGTCAGCGGCCACGGTGCCAGCCACGACGTGCCGGTCACCATCGTCGCCAAGGACCCGGCCGTACTCGATCGCATCGCCGGCTGGGGGTGGAGCCCCGGGCTGAACCCGGGCCCCGCCGCGCCGGTGTGGAAGATGAGCGACTTCCGCGACCGCTTCCTGACCGCGTACGGCAAGGGCGCCGAGCCCACCCGCTCGCCGCACTGA
- the pulA gene encoding pullulanase-type alpha-1,6-glucosidase: protein MNRRRTARLALAAALVTSLIAPPAGALAARAERAPEPSTAVMAHWGSDRAASAEQYYFVLPDRFANGDTRNDQGKLSGDRLSTGYDPTDKGFYHGGDIKGIIDRLDYIQGLGTTAIWLAPVFKNRPVQINGSDTSAGYHGYWITDFTQVDPHFGTNADLKRLVSLAHKRGMKIFLDIIVNHTADVIKYKGDKYEYVDKATTPYRDAQGRPFEDRNYTDGTFPDVNTKSFPYTPVFTNPKDAKVKTPAWLNDPTLYHNRGNSSFVGENSEYGDFGGLDDLWTERPEVLRGMTKIYADWIADIGIDGYRIDTVKHTDLPFWTRFSRDITKAARQAGKPDFFMFGEVYSGDQEVESTYVRRGGLPATLDFSFQSAASGFAKGDGSAKALADVYAKDDLYTARDTGADRLPTFLGNHDMGRIGSFIAKGGADPATFLRRDQLAHELMFLTRGQPVIYSGDEQGFTGPGGDKDARQDMFASKTKDYLDDDLIGTDRTHAVDNFDTNHPVYRTIAALAALRKAHPALREGLQLTRYAADGAGVFATSRIDRANRTEYLVAANNAATAQTVTVDTWTPSAGFAALYGATGALSSGADGKVNITVPALSTVVYRAGTPVAVPTAGPTVAFTAPATDALVPSRTELVAQTTGDPMATVTFAAQVGTGPWQLLGTAQRAPYRAYHDLNGLAGGTELRYKAVVRDSKGRTASTTTRARVGTPVTAAGPGYALVHYQRPAGGYDDYGLYAFGDIDPSAQTTWPQGQPFAGEDSYGRFAWVKVKPGGTKVGFIVVSKDGQKDVEQDRFIDPTKDAEVWVKQGDATVYPTRQAATGKPDPEQDENTAIVHYRRADGDYSGWGMHVWDGAASPTDWSSPLQPSGTDAFGAVFRVPLSAGAKGLNYILHKGDTKDLPADQRLDFGKAGREVWLLAGEPQRLLPQEAVAGVGEIDLAKSRAVWLDRTTIAWKTGTAGSLDAIGAATDGRVYDLVYAPAGGLSVADGELTGARQSLRLTAVRTGLTEAQRARYPHLWQYTAFTLNKRDQRRVAEALRGQVAVTERDAAGKLRSATGVQGAGVLDDLYAGATAARLGATFDGGRPTLAVWAPTAQDVTLELSDTPAATPRTVEMTRDDRTGVWSATGARDWTGKFYRYRVTAWQPAAQKVVTASVTDPYSVALSADSTHSQIADLADPKLTPAGWSGLRKPAAVPSAKIQVSELSVRDFSIADSTVPAAERGTYAAFTRPNAAGMTHLRQLAQAGTTHLHLLPVFDFATTPEKRADQKQPACDLPKLPADSDEQQKCVAAVADADGYNWGYDPLHYTTPEGGYATDPSARTREFRQMVAGVNGAGLRVVMDVVYNHTSAAGTGPHSVLDQIVPGYYHRLLEDGSVANSTCCANTAPENAMMGKLVVDSVVTWAKAYKVDGFRFDLMGHHPKANILAVRAALDRLTPAKDGVDGRNIYVYGEGWNFGEVAGDARFVQATQANLAGTGIGTFNDRLRDAVRGGGPFDGNPRIQGFASGLFTAPNGDPVNGSAADQKARLLHYQDLIKVGLSGNLAGYRFTDSAGRQVTGAEVDYNGSPAGYNAAPGEAITYVDAHDNEILYDALAYKLPQGTSAADRARMQTVALATTALGQGAGFVTTGSERLRSKSLDRNSFNSGDWFNEILWDCAGGNGFRKGLPPAKDNEDKWKYAKPLLADAKLVPDCAAVRLADARYAELLRIRQSSPVFGLPTGAEVQKRLSFPLSGAAETPGVVVMRLDGRGLDKRWSSVTVVFNATPAVVKQTVPAMKGANVGLHPVLRGSADPALRTASFDRATGTFTVPARGVAVFVQN, encoded by the coding sequence GTGAACCGGCGCCGCACCGCTCGCCTCGCGCTGGCCGCAGCGCTGGTGACGAGCCTGATCGCGCCGCCCGCCGGCGCCCTCGCCGCCCGGGCCGAGCGTGCCCCGGAGCCGAGCACGGCCGTCATGGCCCACTGGGGCTCTGACCGGGCCGCCTCCGCCGAGCAGTACTACTTCGTACTCCCGGACCGCTTCGCCAACGGCGACACCCGCAACGACCAGGGCAAACTGTCCGGAGACCGGCTGAGCACCGGGTACGACCCCACGGACAAGGGCTTCTACCACGGCGGCGACATCAAGGGCATCATCGACCGCCTCGACTACATCCAGGGCCTCGGCACCACCGCCATCTGGCTGGCCCCGGTGTTCAAGAACCGGCCGGTCCAGATCAACGGCTCCGACACCTCCGCCGGGTACCACGGCTACTGGATCACCGACTTCACCCAGGTCGACCCGCACTTCGGCACCAACGCCGACCTCAAGCGGCTGGTCAGCCTCGCGCACAAGCGCGGCATGAAGATCTTCCTGGACATCATCGTCAACCACACCGCCGACGTCATCAAGTACAAGGGCGACAAATACGAGTACGTCGACAAGGCCACCACCCCGTACCGGGACGCGCAGGGGCGCCCGTTCGAGGACCGGAACTACACCGACGGCACCTTCCCGGACGTGAACACGAAGTCGTTCCCGTACACCCCGGTCTTCACGAACCCCAAGGACGCGAAGGTCAAGACCCCGGCCTGGCTGAACGACCCGACCCTGTACCACAACCGGGGCAACTCCAGCTTCGTCGGCGAGAACAGCGAGTACGGCGACTTCGGCGGCCTCGACGACCTGTGGACCGAACGCCCCGAGGTCCTCCGCGGCATGACCAAGATCTACGCCGACTGGATCGCCGACATCGGCATCGACGGCTACCGCATCGACACGGTCAAGCACACCGACCTGCCGTTCTGGACCCGGTTCTCGCGCGACATCACGAAGGCCGCGCGGCAGGCCGGCAAGCCCGACTTCTTCATGTTCGGCGAGGTCTACAGCGGCGACCAGGAGGTCGAGTCCACGTACGTGCGGCGCGGCGGCCTGCCCGCCACCCTGGACTTCTCCTTCCAGTCCGCGGCGTCCGGCTTCGCCAAGGGCGACGGCTCCGCCAAGGCCCTCGCGGACGTGTACGCCAAGGACGACCTGTACACCGCCCGCGACACCGGCGCCGACCGGCTGCCCACGTTCCTCGGCAACCACGACATGGGCCGCATCGGCTCCTTCATCGCCAAGGGTGGCGCCGACCCGGCCACGTTCCTGCGCCGCGACCAGCTCGCCCACGAGCTGATGTTCCTCACCCGCGGCCAGCCGGTGATCTACTCCGGTGACGAGCAGGGCTTCACCGGCCCCGGCGGGGACAAGGACGCCCGGCAGGACATGTTCGCCAGCAAGACCAAGGACTACCTGGACGACGACCTGATCGGCACGGACCGCACCCACGCGGTCGACAACTTCGACACGAACCACCCGGTGTACCGGACGATCGCCGCCCTGGCGGCGCTGCGCAAGGCCCACCCGGCGCTGCGCGAAGGCCTTCAGCTCACCCGGTACGCTGCCGACGGCGCGGGCGTCTTCGCCACCTCCCGCATCGACCGCGCCAACCGCACCGAGTACCTGGTCGCGGCGAACAACGCGGCCACCGCGCAGACCGTCACCGTGGACACCTGGACCCCGTCCGCCGGCTTCGCCGCGCTGTACGGAGCCACCGGCGCCCTCTCCTCGGGCGCCGACGGCAAGGTGAACATCACGGTCCCGGCCCTGTCCACGGTCGTGTACCGCGCCGGCACCCCGGTCGCGGTGCCCACGGCCGGGCCCACGGTCGCCTTCACCGCCCCGGCCACGGACGCCCTGGTGCCCTCGCGTACCGAGCTGGTCGCGCAGACCACGGGCGACCCGATGGCCACGGTCACCTTCGCCGCCCAGGTCGGCACCGGCCCGTGGCAGCTGCTCGGCACCGCCCAGCGGGCGCCGTACCGGGCGTACCACGACCTGAACGGCCTGGCCGGCGGCACCGAGCTGCGCTACAAGGCGGTCGTGCGCGACAGCAAGGGCCGCACCGCCTCCACCACCACCCGCGCCCGCGTCGGCACGCCGGTCACCGCGGCCGGGCCCGGCTACGCGCTGGTGCACTACCAGCGCCCCGCCGGCGGCTACGACGACTACGGCCTGTACGCCTTCGGCGACATCGACCCCTCCGCGCAGACCACCTGGCCGCAGGGCCAGCCGTTCGCGGGCGAGGACTCGTACGGCCGGTTCGCCTGGGTGAAGGTCAAGCCCGGTGGCACCAAGGTCGGCTTCATCGTGGTCAGCAAGGACGGCCAGAAGGACGTCGAGCAGGACCGCTTCATCGACCCCACCAAGGACGCCGAGGTGTGGGTCAAGCAGGGCGACGCCACGGTGTACCCGACCCGGCAGGCCGCCACCGGCAAGCCCGACCCGGAGCAGGACGAGAACACCGCGATCGTGCACTACCGGCGCGCCGACGGCGACTACTCCGGCTGGGGCATGCACGTCTGGGACGGCGCGGCCAGCCCCACCGACTGGAGCAGCCCGCTGCAGCCGTCCGGCACGGACGCGTTCGGCGCCGTGTTCCGGGTGCCGCTGTCGGCCGGTGCGAAGGGACTCAACTACATCCTCCACAAGGGCGACACCAAGGACCTGCCCGCCGACCAGCGTCTCGACTTCGGCAAGGCCGGACGCGAGGTGTGGTTGCTGGCGGGCGAGCCGCAGCGGCTGCTCCCGCAGGAGGCGGTCGCCGGGGTCGGCGAGATCGACCTGGCCAAGAGCCGGGCGGTCTGGCTCGACCGCACCACGATCGCCTGGAAGACCGGCACCGCCGGTTCGCTGGACGCGATCGGGGCCGCCACCGACGGCCGCGTCTACGACCTCGTGTACGCCCCGGCGGGCGGCCTCAGCGTCGCCGACGGCGAGCTGACCGGCGCGCGCCAGAGCCTGCGGCTGACCGCGGTCCGCACCGGGCTCACCGAGGCGCAGCGCGCGAGGTACCCGCACCTGTGGCAGTACACCGCGTTCACCCTGAACAAGCGCGACCAGCGCCGGGTCGCCGAGGCCCTGCGCGGGCAGGTCGCGGTCACCGAACGCGACGCGGCCGGCAAGCTGCGCTCGGCCACCGGCGTCCAGGGCGCCGGCGTCCTCGACGACCTGTACGCCGGCGCCACCGCCGCCCGTCTCGGCGCGACCTTCGACGGCGGCCGTCCCACCCTCGCGGTGTGGGCGCCGACCGCGCAGGACGTGACGCTGGAACTGTCCGACACCCCGGCCGCTACGCCGCGCACGGTCGAGATGACCCGAGACGACCGCACGGGCGTCTGGTCGGCCACCGGCGCCCGCGACTGGACCGGCAAGTTCTACCGGTACCGGGTCACCGCGTGGCAGCCCGCCGCGCAGAAGGTGGTCACCGCGTCGGTCACCGACCCGTACTCGGTGGCGCTGTCGGCGGACTCCACGCACAGCCAGATCGCCGACCTCGCCGACCCGAAGCTCACCCCCGCGGGCTGGTCGGGGCTGCGTAAACCGGCCGCCGTGCCGTCCGCGAAGATCCAGGTCTCGGAGCTGTCCGTCCGCGACTTCTCGATCGCCGACAGCACCGTGCCGGCGGCCGAACGCGGCACGTACGCGGCCTTCACCCGCCCGAACGCGGCGGGCATGACGCACCTGCGTCAGCTGGCCCAGGCCGGCACCACCCACCTGCACCTGCTGCCGGTGTTCGACTTCGCCACCACGCCGGAGAAGCGGGCCGACCAGAAGCAGCCCGCGTGTGACCTGCCGAAGCTGCCCGCGGATTCCGACGAGCAGCAGAAGTGCGTCGCCGCGGTCGCCGACGCCGACGGCTACAACTGGGGCTACGACCCGCTGCACTACACCACCCCGGAAGGCGGCTACGCGACCGACCCCTCGGCGCGCACCCGCGAATTCCGGCAGATGGTGGCCGGTGTCAACGGCGCCGGGCTGCGGGTCGTCATGGACGTGGTCTACAACCACACCTCGGCCGCCGGCACCGGCCCGCACTCGGTGCTCGACCAGATCGTGCCCGGCTACTACCACCGGCTGCTGGAGGACGGCAGCGTCGCCAACTCCACCTGCTGCGCCAACACCGCCCCGGAGAACGCGATGATGGGCAAGCTCGTCGTCGACTCCGTGGTCACCTGGGCCAAGGCGTACAAGGTGGACGGTTTCCGGTTCGACCTCATGGGCCACCACCCCAAGGCGAACATCCTCGCGGTGCGCGCCGCCCTGGACCGGCTCACCCCGGCCAAGGACGGCGTCGACGGCAGGAACATCTACGTCTACGGCGAGGGCTGGAACTTCGGCGAGGTCGCGGGCGACGCCCGCTTCGTGCAGGCCACCCAGGCCAACCTGGCGGGCACCGGGATCGGCACGTTCAACGACCGGCTGCGCGACGCGGTCCGGGGCGGCGGCCCGTTCGACGGCAACCCCCGTATCCAGGGCTTCGCGTCGGGCCTGTTCACCGCGCCCAACGGTGACCCGGTCAACGGAAGTGCCGCCGACCAGAAGGCCCGGCTGCTGCACTACCAGGACCTGATCAAGGTCGGGCTCTCCGGCAACCTGGCCGGGTACCGGTTCACCGACAGCGCGGGGCGCCAGGTCACCGGCGCCGAGGTCGACTACAACGGCTCCCCGGCCGGGTACAACGCGGCGCCCGGCGAGGCGATCACGTACGTCGACGCGCACGACAACGAGATCCTGTACGACGCGCTGGCCTACAAGCTGCCGCAGGGCACCTCGGCGGCGGACCGGGCCCGGATGCAGACCGTGGCGCTGGCCACCACCGCCCTCGGGCAGGGGGCCGGCTTCGTCACCACGGGCAGCGAGCGGCTGCGTTCCAAGTCGCTGGACCGCAACTCGTTCAACTCCGGCGACTGGTTCAACGAGATCCTCTGGGACTGCGCGGGCGGCAACGGCTTCCGCAAGGGCCTGCCGCCGGCCAAGGACAACGAGGACAAGTGGAAGTACGCCAAGCCGCTGCTGGCCGACGCGAAGCTCGTGCCGGACTGCGCCGCGGTGCGGTTGGCCGACGCCCGCTACGCCGAGCTGCTGAGGATCCGGCAGTCGTCGCCGGTGTTCGGGCTGCCCACCGGGGCCGAGGTGCAGAAGCGACTGTCGTTCCCGCTGTCCGGCGCCGCGGAGACCCCGGGTGTCGTGGTGATGCGGCTTGACGGGCGTGGCCTGGACAAGCGCTGGTCGTCGGTCACCGTGGTGTTCAACGCCACCCCGGCGGTCGTGAAGCAGACCGTACCGGCGATGAAGGGCGCGAACGTCGGGCTGCACCCGGTGCTGCGCGGCTCGGCCGACCCGGCGCTGCGCACGGCGTCGTTCGACCGGGCGACGGGCACCTTCACCGTCCCGGCGCGGGGGGTGGCGGTCTTCGTCCAGAACTGA